One region of Priestia megaterium genomic DNA includes:
- a CDS encoding Zn-dependent alcohol dehydrogenase, translated as MMKMKAAVMTGVNAPLEILAVDLAAPKANEVLVKIEATGVCHSDLNALEDPSTPTPTILGHEGAGIVTAVGLNVKTVKVGDKVALSWVPYCGTCEFCVTGAVHLCDSAFGPMFNGTLLDGTSRLSKDGELVFHNSLLSTFAEYAVVPEMSCIKLPDEMPMAQASLIGCGVATGYGAAVNAAKVTPGSTVAVFGIGGVGINAIQGARIAGASKIIACDVKPANLELAKTFGATHTINVASEEASEALKALTGGHGVHFAIDCSGHTKATESAWNGTRKGGTVVVVGAFNPSMSISLPGGGFHRVGKILKGSFYGDTQPFRDFPKIAQLYLDGKFMLDELILGRMQLDDINEAFQSFHDCNCVNVGRSVIEFPSIASQDSLENGDEFDIVS; from the coding sequence ATGATGAAGATGAAAGCAGCGGTCATGACGGGCGTTAATGCGCCTCTTGAAATTTTAGCGGTGGATTTAGCAGCACCAAAAGCCAATGAAGTACTTGTGAAAATAGAAGCAACGGGCGTGTGTCATAGTGATTTAAATGCTTTGGAAGATCCTTCTACACCAACGCCTACTATTTTAGGACACGAAGGTGCAGGTATTGTAACGGCAGTCGGTTTGAATGTAAAAACGGTAAAAGTAGGAGATAAAGTAGCGCTTAGCTGGGTTCCTTACTGCGGCACGTGTGAGTTTTGTGTGACGGGGGCCGTACATCTGTGTGATTCAGCTTTTGGTCCGATGTTTAACGGAACGCTGTTAGACGGTACCTCTCGATTAAGCAAAGATGGAGAGCTGGTTTTTCACAACTCGCTGCTTTCCACTTTTGCTGAATATGCGGTGGTGCCGGAAATGTCTTGTATTAAGCTTCCTGATGAGATGCCGATGGCTCAAGCCTCTTTAATTGGATGCGGTGTAGCGACGGGGTACGGAGCAGCTGTAAACGCAGCCAAAGTTACGCCGGGTTCTACCGTAGCCGTCTTTGGCATCGGAGGAGTAGGCATTAACGCCATTCAAGGGGCTCGGATTGCAGGAGCGAGCAAAATTATTGCATGCGATGTAAAACCAGCTAATTTGGAACTTGCTAAAACATTCGGAGCTACTCATACGATAAATGTAGCTTCAGAAGAAGCAAGTGAAGCTTTAAAAGCTTTAACAGGAGGCCACGGCGTCCATTTCGCGATTGACTGCTCGGGTCATACAAAAGCTACTGAATCTGCTTGGAATGGAACGAGAAAAGGAGGCACGGTAGTTGTAGTAGGAGCCTTTAACCCATCCATGTCTATCAGTTTACCAGGCGGAGGGTTTCATCGTGTCGGCAAAATATTGAAAGGAAGCTTTTACGGAGACACGCAGCCGTTTCGTGATTTCCCTAAAATTGCTCAGCTTTATTTAGACGGAAAATTTATGTTAGACGAACTGATTCTTGGGCGCATGCAGCTTGACGATATTAACGAAGCTTTTCAATCATTTCACGATTGTAATTGTGTAAACGTAGGCCGGTCAGTAATCGAATTTCCATCAATTGCATCTCAAGATTCGTTAGAAAACGGAGATGAATTTGACATCGTTTCATAA